GACAGCTAGGAGGTTGGCTTAGAAGCAGCCACCCTTTAAAGAAAGCGTAATAGCTCACTAGTCGAGTCGTCCTGCGCGGAAGATGTAACGGGGCTCAAGCCATGAACCGAAGCTGCGGATGTGTCTTTGACACGTGGTAGGGGAGCGTTCCGTAAGCCTGCGAAGGTGTCTCGTAAGGGATGCTGGAGGTATCGGAAGTGCGAATGCTGACATGAGTAGCGATAAAGGGTGTGAAAAGCACCCTCGCCGTAAGCCCAAGGTTTCCTGCGCAACGTTCATCGGCGCAGGGTGAGTCGGCCCCTAAGGCGAGGCAGAAATGCGTAGTCGATGGGAAACAGGTCAATATTCCTGTACCGCTCTATGATGCGATGGGGGGACGGAGAAGGTTAGCTCGGCCATCTGTTGGAATAGGTGGTTCAAGTGTGTAGGCGTGCTGCGTAGGCAAATCCGCGCGGCTAAGCTGAGGCATGATAACGAGGACCCTCGGGTCCGAAGCGAGTGATACCCAGCTTCCAGGAAAAGCCTCTAAGCTTCAGTCATAGAGTGACCGTACCGCAAACCGACACAGGTGGGCTGGTAGAGAATACCAAGGCGCTTGAGAGAACTCAGGAGAAGGAACTCGGCAAATTGATACCGTAACTTCGGGAGAAGGTATGCCCCGTTAGCTTGTAGGAGAACATCCGAAGGGCGAAGGGGCCGCAGAGAATCGGTGGCTGCGACTGTTTATTAAAAACACAGCACTCTGCAAACACGAAAGTGGACGTATAGGGTGTGACGCCTGCCCGGTGCCGGAAGGTTAAGTGATGGGGTGCAAGCTCTTGATCGAAGCCCCGGTAAACGGCGGCCGTAACTATAACGGTCCTAAGGTAGCGAAATTCCTTGTCGGGTAAGTTCCGACCTGCACGAATGGCGTAACGATGGCCACACTGTCTCCTCCTGAGACTCAGCGAAGTTGAAATGTTTGTGAAGATGCAATCTCCCCGCGGCTAGACGGAAAGACCCCATGAACCTTTACTGTAGCTTTGCATTGGACTTTGACGGGACTTGTGTAGGATAGGTGGGAGGCTTTGAAGCCGGGACGCTAGTTCCGGTGGAGCCAACCTTGAAATACCACCCTGGTGTCGTCGAGGTTCTAACCCAGGCCTGTGAATCCAGGTCGGGGACCGTGCATGGTGGGCAGTTTGACTGGGGCGGTCTCCTCCCAAAAGGTAACGGAGGAGTACGAAGGTCACCTAGGTACGGTCGGACATCGTACTGATAGTGCAATGGCAAAAGGTGGCTTGACTGCGAGACCCACACGTCGAGCAGGTGCGAAAGCAGGTCATAGTGATCCGGTGGTTCTGTATGGAAGGGCCATCGCTCAACGGATAAAAGGTACTCTGGGGATAACAGGCTGATTCCGCCCAAGAGTTCACATCGACGGCGGAGTTTGGCACCTCGATGTCGGCTCATCACATCCTGGGGCTGTAGCCGGTCCCAAGGGTATGGCTGTTCGCCATTTAAAGTGGTACGTGAGCTGGGTTTAAAACGTCGTGAGACAGTTTGGTCCCTATCTGCCGTGGGCGCTGGAAGTTTGAGAGGGCCTGCTCCTAGTACGAGAGGACCGGAGTGGACGCACCCCTGGTGTACCGGTTGTGACGCCAGTCGCATCGCCGGGTAGCTATGTGCGGAAGAGATAACCGCTGAAAGCATCTAAGCGGGAAACTCGCCTCAAGATGAGACTTCCCCGGGGCCTCGAGCCCCCTGAAGGGTCGTTGAAGACCACAACGTTGATAGGCCGGGTGTGCAAGCGTGGCAACACGTTCAGCTAACCGGTACTAATTGCCCGTGCGGCTTGATCCTATAACCTTCAAAACAAAACGAACTCAACCCATGCCCGAAACCACACATCGCGCATGGCAATCACACAACACCCTTCTTCCTCCTTTGCTCTGCAGTCCAACGCAGAGAACAAGTCAAAGTCTGACGACCATAGCCGTGCGGTACCACCCCTTCCCTTCCCGAACAGGACCGTGAAACGCACTCGCGCCGATGATAGTGAGGTCCGCCCTCGTGAAAGTAGGTCATCGTCAGACTAACTCAACACCCTCTGGGCGTTTTTGCGTCTACATCGAAACCCATACTAGGGCACAATCGAACTCTCCTGGCGAAGCAGTAATGACATGAAATACGACCTTATCATTGTCGGTGGTGGGCTTTCTGGAGCAGCGCTGGCGGTTGCTCTGCGAGGCACTTCGCTCCGGATCGCCCTGGTCGAGCATGTCGCTCCCGCGCGGCCAGCCGGTTGGGATCCGCGAATCTACGCTTACAGCCCTGCGAGCGTGCGTTTTCTCGAGGAACTGGGAGTCTGGGCGCATATCGACCATAGCCGGCTGGTGCCGGTCGATGAAATGCAGGTGCACGGCGATGCTGGCGGGACGTTATGCTTTTCCGCTCACCAAAGCGGGCTCGCAGAGCTCGCCCGGATCGGCGAGTCGAGCCTCGTTCACGTCGAGTTGTGGGAAGGGTTGAAGCGTCAGCACAACGTCGGACTATTCTGCTCCGCGCATCCCAAGGAACTGGACATACAGGATGATGGGGTTGTCCTCGAACTGGCTGACGGGCGAGTCCTGAATGCTGCGCTGGTGGTCGGCGCCGATGGACGGGATTCGTGGGTGCGGCAGAAGATCGACATCACTGCGACGATCGAGCCTTACCGCCAAAAAGGGGTGGTGGCGAATTTCCGTTGCGCCATTTCTCCTCGCGGAACGGCCTACCAGTGGTTCCGCGAGGATGGCATCCTGGCGTGGCTACCGCTGCCGCAAGGGGGGATGTCAATGGTGTGGTCGGCAAAGGATGCTCTTGCCGACGAGTTGATGGCGCTCGATGAAGAATCCTTCTGCGAGCGGGTCGAACAGGCTGGAGAGCGCAGGCTCGGCCGCCTCGAACTGCTTACGCCGCGAGCGGCTTTTCCCCTGAGCCTGATGCGCCTTGCCGAAATCGTCCGTCCGCGAGTGGCGCTGATCGGAGATGCCGCGCATGCTATCCATCCTTTGTCGGGGCATGGCATCAACCTGGGCTTCCAGGATGCACGAGTTCTCGCCGAAGAGCTGGCTGCTTTACCGTCCTGGCAGGATCCGGGCGACTATGCCGTATTGCGGCGCTATGCGCGCCGGCGGGCGGAAGAGGCTTTCGTGCTGCAGTATGCAACGCATGGATTGAACCGGCTGTTCGCCACCGACAACCCTTTTATCAGCGTGCTGCGCAATGCCGGACTGAACCTGACTGCCCGCTTGCCGGTCGTAACGAACATGCTCGTCCGCTATGCGGCGAATGAGCGCCCCTGACCCCCGGAGAATCCGATGCCCCGTTTTTCCATGCGCCGCATGTCCAAGTTTTTTGCACTCTTCCTGGCAACCGGCCTTGCCGGCTTCACCCATGCGGGCGAGGCCGAGGTGAAGAAGGGAATGGAAGCCTTCATCGGCGCACCGGCGGTCGAATCCGTCACTCGCACCGGATATGGCGGTCTGTACGAAGTGGTACTGAAGAATGGTCAGCTGGTCTATACGGATGCCGAAACCCGTTTCATCATCGATGGCAGTCTGATCGATACTGCAACCCGCCTTGACGTGACCCAGGCGCGGATGAACCAGCTCTCGGCGATCGACTTCTCGAAGCTGCCGCTCGATCAGGCGGTGAAACTGGTCAAGGGCAAGGGCACGCGGGTGATCGCGACCTTCGAGGATCCGAACTGCTCGTACTGCAAGCGCCTGGCCCAGGAAGTCGCCCGGATGGACGACGTCACCGTGTATACCTTCCTCTACCCGATCCTGGGTGAGGACTCGACGGCCAAGTCGACCAATATCTGGTGCGCCAGGGAGCAGGAGCGCGCCCGGGTCTGGACCGGCTGGATGGTCGATGGCAAGGTGCCGGAGAAGGCGGACTGCGATACGAGCGCGATCACGCGCAACGTCGAATTGGGCCGGAGCCTGCGGATCAATGGCACTCCGACGATCTTCCTCGCCAACGGCACCCGCATCGGCGGCTACATTCCCGCAGCCGAACTCGAGAAGGCGCTCGACAACCCGAGCCGCTGAAGCGTACGACCGCGGCTCGACCGACGGCTGAAGATTCCCGCCTTTGCCGTTTTCCCCTTCGCCGCGCCTGCGAACTTCGTCTGTACTCCTCCTCTTCCCGGCCGTGCGCTCACGGCTTCGGCGGCGCCATGCCCTTGGGCAGCAGCACCCACATGCTGCCCTGCTGGCGCATACGCCCGGCTTCGCGTCCGGCATCGGGGCCGAAGCCCCAGAAGAAGTCGGCGCGCACGCCGCCCTTGATCGCTCCGCCGGTGTCCTGAGCGAGAACCAGCCGGTTCAAGGGCCGCTCGCTCAGGGGGTAGGTGCTGGCGAGAAAAACCGGGGCGCCGAGGGGGATGTAGCGCGGATCGACGGCGATGCTGCGTCCCGCGCTCAAGGGGACGCCGAGGGCACCCAGCGGGCCGCCATCCGCGGCCGGGAGCTCGCGGAAGAATACATAGCTCGGGTTCGCATTCAACAGCGCCGTCAGGCGCTGGGGATTGTCCTGGGCCCAGCGCTTGATCCCCTCCATCGATGCTTGGTCGAGACTCAGTTCGCCTTGTGCGACCAGCCAGCGACCGATCGACTGGTAGGGGTGGCCGTTCTGATCGGCGTAGCCGACACGGACCATGCTGCCGTCGGGAAGCTGCACCCGGCCCGAGCCCTGGACCTGGAGGAAGAACAGATCGAGCGGGTCGTCGGCCCACAACAGCACCGGCGCGGGGATATGCTCCGCCCGTGCGCTGAATTCTTCGCGGCTCCAGTAGGGCAGGACTTTGTTCCCGATCAGGCGGCCGCGCAGGCGCAGGTGCTTGAGTTCCGGATGCACGTCGCCGAGTTCGATGGTCAGCATGTCCGCGGGCACGCCGTGGATCGGCCAGGCGCTGCGCGCGCTGCGTGTGCGGCTGCCGCGGATCAGGGGTTCGTAATACCCGGTGACCAGGCCGGTGGTGCTGCCGTCGGGATTGAGCACGCGCCAGGGGACGAAATGATGCTCGAAAAAACGCCGCGCGCTGCTTCCCGACGGAGCCGGGCCGATGTCCGATACGGCTTCGCAGACCTTCTGCCAAGGCGGCTGCCGGCGCAGGCTCGAACAGGAATGGCGCAGGGCGGGCCAGGCCGCGGAGGGATCGTCCTCCTTCCAGCCGGGGAGTTCTTCCCAGCGGCCGACTTGCAGCGCGGGAGCCGGCGGCACAGGGGCTGCCGCGGGGGGCTGGGCCGGAGCGGGACAGACCGGGCAGCTCGGACAGGGTGCTGGCGGCGGGCAGGATGGCGCATCGGCCACGGAGGGGGCGGGCTGGTGGGCGCAGCCGGCAGCGAGCAGGCTGGTCACCAGGGCTGCGGCGAAGTATCGTGCAAGAGGCTGAATCATGAGGCGGATCGGTTAAACTCGAAAACGTTCAATTTTCCAGTATATCCGGTCGCGGACCGGAGCCCGGAGGCGCGCGATGTGGCTGATCCTGCTCGAGGCCGGGCTCGCCCTGCTGCTGCTCGCGCTGATGGTCTGGAGCACGTGGCCGAAGCGCTCCCGGCGCGGACGGACCCGCCGGGACGACTCCGACGAGCACGACGATGAATGAATTCGCAGATCTGCTGAGCCGCGCCGAACGTGTCCTCGAGCGCCTCGAAGCCCTCTTGCCCGGGCCGCTGCGCGCCCCCGACTGGGCCGCGGCGACCGCTTTCCGCTGGCAGCGCCGCCACGGCCGCAGCGAGCTCCGGCCGGTACGCCAGCCCCATCGCATCGCCCTCAAAGACTTGCACGATGTCGATGAGCAAAAAGCGCGGATCGACCGCAACACCCGGCAGTTCCTCGCCGGGCGTCGCGCCAACAACGTCCTCTTGACCGGTGCCCGCGGAACCGGCAAATCTTCCTTGGTCAAGGCGCTGCTCAACGAGTACGAAGCACGGGGGCTGCGCCTGATCGAGGTGGACAAGGCCGACCTCGTCGACCTGCCCGACATCGTCGACCTCCTCGCCGGCCGTCCGGAACGCTTCATCCTGTTTTGCGATGACCTGTCCTTCGAGGAGGGCGAGGATGCCTACAAGGCCTTGAAGAGCGTGCTCGACGGCTCGGTGTCGGCGCTGTCGGACAACGTCCTGGTCTATGCGACTTCGAACCGCCGCCACCTGATGCCCGAGTACCACGACGAAAACCTGCAGGCGCGTCACCTCGATGGTGAAGTCCATCCGGGCGAGGCGGTGGAGGAGAAGATCTCGCTCTCGGAACGCTTCGGCCTGTGGGTCTCCTTCTATCCTTTCACCCAGGACCAGTATCTCGACATCGTGGCGCACTGGCTGAAGGCGTTCGGCGTGCCGAAAAAGGCGATCGTCGCCGCCCGTCAGGAGGCGCTGCAGTGGGCGCTGATGCGCGGCTCGCGCTCGGGGCGGGTGGCCTGGCAGTTCGCCCGCGACCACGCCGGCCGGCTCGAAGACGAGGGGTGTGGGCGATGACGCACAAGCGGGTGGAGGTGGCCGCCGGTGTGCTGCTGCGCGCCGACGGCGCCTATCTGCTCGGCCAGCGCGCGCCCGATACCGTGTATGCCGGCTACTGGGAGTTCCCCGGCGGCAAGGTCGAGCCGGGCGAGACGCCGGCGCAGGCCTTGTGCCGCGAGCTCGACGAGGAACTCGGCATCCGCGTCACCCGCCTGCGTCCCTGGCTGCGGCGCGAACATCGCTACGAGCACGCCCACGTGCGCCTGCACTTTTTCGAGGTGGTCGCCTGGGAAGGCGAGCTCGACGACAAGGTACACAGCGCGCTGGCCTGGCGTCGCCCCGGAGAGGCGGCCCCCGAGCCGATGCTGCCGGCCAACGGGCCGATCCTGAAAGCGCTGCGCCTGCCGCGCATGATGGGCATCACCCAGGCGGCGCAAGTCGGCGTCGATGCCCAACTCGCCGCGCTCGAGCGGGCGCTGGAGCGCGGACTGCGGCTGGTGCAGCTGCGCGAGCGCGGGCTCGACCCGGCGGCGCGCGAAGACTTCGCGTGCGCGGCGCTGGCGCGCGTTCATGCGCGCGGCGGACTGCTGCTGATCAACACCGACGCCGGGCTGGCGCAGCGCATCGGCGCGGACGGCGTTCACCTGCCGGCGGATCGCCTGATGGCAACGTGTACCCGGCCCGGATTCGAATGGGTCGGGGCTTCGTGCCATTCGCGCGCCGAGCTCGAACATGCGGCCGCCCTCGGGCTGGATTACGCGCTCCTCGGCCCGGTGCGGCCGACCACGACCCATCCCGGTGCGCCGGCCTTGGGCTGGCCGGGATTCGCCGGTCTGGCGGCCGGTCTGCCGGTGCCGGTGTTCGCCCTGGGAGGGCTGGGGGAACGAGACATGGAGCCGGCCCGGGACGCCGGTGCCCACGGCATCGCCGCGATCCGCGGGGCCTGGGCGGCGGCGGAGTGAGCATTCGGCCTCAGCGGCCCGCGCTGCTGTCGGGGAGGTGCTGATCGCCGCCGGCGCTGTCGCCGTCCGGCGGCGACGTCGGGACGCGGTACGCCTCCGAGGCCCAGGCCCCGAGGTCGAGCTGGCGGCAGCGGGCCGAGCAGAACGGCCGGTAGCGGCTTGCGGCCTGCCAGGCGACCGCTTTCCCGCAGCCGGGGCAGGTGACCGTGCGGATCGTGTCGTTCATTGCGGGGCTCATGGAGAGGGCCGGCATGTGCGCGGCAATGGACGGGAGGGCGGGCGGGAAGGCGTCACAAGCTGCAGAATGCGAGTTCGAAGGAAACGTCGCGCTCGGCCTGGCGCGGGCGGGCGATCGTTTCCGGGAGCATGAAGCGGATGTTCAGTGCGTACTTGTTGGCGCTGATTTCGGGCACCGCGGCTTCGGCCGGGGCCAGGCGCAGGCGCACCATCTGCGCGCTGCGTCCGGCCATCGTCAGCTGGAAGGCGCCGTTGCGCGCGAGGTGGGTTTCGGGGCGGCTGCTCGCCCGCAGCAGGCGCAGCACGATCTCGATGCCGTCGCGGATCGGCGTCATCGGCTGTATCCAGGTCGCCAGGTCGCGGCGCCGCGCCTCGGGGTCGCGGTTCAGCCAGTAATGGTAGGAGGGCAGGTCGAACTGGCACACGCCACCGGGAATCGCGGCGCGGCTGCGGATGCCCATCAGCCATTCGTTTTCGCGCAGGTACTGGCCGATCTTCCCCGCCATCGCCAGCAGCCCGGACGAAGCCTGCTCGATTTCGTAGAGTGCGCCGGACAGGGCTTGTTCCGAAATGTCGGGGTTGTCGCGGAAGGACATCAGGATCTGGCGCTGGCGTTCGAGCTCCTGCACGAGGTCGACCTTCAGGTCGGCGCGCCCCGCCACTTCCAGCGTCTCGAAGATCGTCAACAGGGCGACGTGATGGTCCTGCGGGGCATCGTTGGCGCAGAAGTGCCCGAGCTTCAGGAACAGATCCTCGAGACGCAGCAGGGTGCGGATGCGTTCGTTGAGAGGATATTCGTAGCTAATCACTGCACTCTATCCGCAAGTTTCGCGCCCTCGAAAATTCGGCCGATGATAGCACAGCGCCTGTCGTCCGCCGGCCGCCGCGCCGCCGCCTCAAGGGCGCGCGGC
The window above is part of the Thauera aromatica K172 genome. Proteins encoded here:
- a CDS encoding ATP-binding protein, encoding MNEFADLLSRAERVLERLEALLPGPLRAPDWAAATAFRWQRRHGRSELRPVRQPHRIALKDLHDVDEQKARIDRNTRQFLAGRRANNVLLTGARGTGKSSLVKALLNEYEARGLRLIEVDKADLVDLPDIVDLLAGRPERFILFCDDLSFEEGEDAYKALKSVLDGSVSALSDNVLVYATSNRRHLMPEYHDENLQARHLDGEVHPGEAVEEKISLSERFGLWVSFYPFTQDQYLDIVAHWLKAFGVPKKAIVAARQEALQWALMRGSRSGRVAWQFARDHAGRLEDEGCGR
- a CDS encoding DsbC family protein, whose translation is MSKFFALFLATGLAGFTHAGEAEVKKGMEAFIGAPAVESVTRTGYGGLYEVVLKNGQLVYTDAETRFIIDGSLIDTATRLDVTQARMNQLSAIDFSKLPLDQAVKLVKGKGTRVIATFEDPNCSYCKRLAQEVARMDDVTVYTFLYPILGEDSTAKSTNIWCAREQERARVWTGWMVDGKVPEKADCDTSAITRNVELGRSLRINGTPTIFLANGTRIGGYIPAAELEKALDNPSR
- a CDS encoding DNA gyrase inhibitor YacG; this translates as MNDTIRTVTCPGCGKAVAWQAASRYRPFCSARCRQLDLGAWASEAYRVPTSPPDGDSAGGDQHLPDSSAGR
- the mltA gene encoding murein transglycosylase A encodes the protein MIQPLARYFAAALVTSLLAAGCAHQPAPSVADAPSCPPPAPCPSCPVCPAPAQPPAAAPVPPAPALQVGRWEELPGWKEDDPSAAWPALRHSCSSLRRQPPWQKVCEAVSDIGPAPSGSSARRFFEHHFVPWRVLNPDGSTTGLVTGYYEPLIRGSRTRSARSAWPIHGVPADMLTIELGDVHPELKHLRLRGRLIGNKVLPYWSREEFSARAEHIPAPVLLWADDPLDLFFLQVQGSGRVQLPDGSMVRVGYADQNGHPYQSIGRWLVAQGELSLDQASMEGIKRWAQDNPQRLTALLNANPSYVFFRELPAADGGPLGALGVPLSAGRSIAVDPRYIPLGAPVFLASTYPLSERPLNRLVLAQDTGGAIKGGVRADFFWGFGPDAGREAGRMRQQGSMWVLLPKGMAPPKP
- the zapD gene encoding cell division protein ZapD, translated to MISYEYPLNERIRTLLRLEDLFLKLGHFCANDAPQDHHVALLTIFETLEVAGRADLKVDLVQELERQRQILMSFRDNPDISEQALSGALYEIEQASSGLLAMAGKIGQYLRENEWLMGIRSRAAIPGGVCQFDLPSYHYWLNRDPEARRRDLATWIQPMTPIRDGIEIVLRLLRASSRPETHLARNGAFQLTMAGRSAQMVRLRLAPAEAAVPEISANKYALNIRFMLPETIARPRQAERDVSFELAFCSL
- a CDS encoding Nudix family hydrolase; amino-acid sequence: MTHKRVEVAAGVLLRADGAYLLGQRAPDTVYAGYWEFPGGKVEPGETPAQALCRELDEELGIRVTRLRPWLRREHRYEHAHVRLHFFEVVAWEGELDDKVHSALAWRRPGEAAPEPMLPANGPILKALRLPRMMGITQAAQVGVDAQLAALERALERGLRLVQLRERGLDPAAREDFACAALARVHARGGLLLINTDAGLAQRIGADGVHLPADRLMATCTRPGFEWVGASCHSRAELEHAAALGLDYALLGPVRPTTTHPGAPALGWPGFAGLAAGLPVPVFALGGLGERDMEPARDAGAHGIAAIRGAWAAAE
- a CDS encoding UbiH/UbiF family hydroxylase, which encodes MKYDLIIVGGGLSGAALAVALRGTSLRIALVEHVAPARPAGWDPRIYAYSPASVRFLEELGVWAHIDHSRLVPVDEMQVHGDAGGTLCFSAHQSGLAELARIGESSLVHVELWEGLKRQHNVGLFCSAHPKELDIQDDGVVLELADGRVLNAALVVGADGRDSWVRQKIDITATIEPYRQKGVVANFRCAISPRGTAYQWFREDGILAWLPLPQGGMSMVWSAKDALADELMALDEESFCERVEQAGERRLGRLELLTPRAAFPLSLMRLAEIVRPRVALIGDAAHAIHPLSGHGINLGFQDARVLAEELAALPSWQDPGDYAVLRRYARRRAEEAFVLQYATHGLNRLFATDNPFISVLRNAGLNLTARLPVVTNMLVRYAANERP